A segment of the Streptomyces sp. XD-27 genome:
GCCGGACGGCGACACCCAGTACCGCATCGGCTCGCTGACCAAGACGTTCGTGGCCGTGCTGGTGATGCGGCTGCGCGACGAGGGCCTGCTGGACCTCGCCGACCCGCTCGGCAAGCACCTCGGCGACCTCGCGTACCCCGCCGAGGCCCAGGACGCCACCATCGCCCAGCTCCTCTCCCACACCTCCGGTCTGGCCGCCGAGGCGCGCGGTCCCTGGTGGGAGCGGACGCCGGGGGAGTTGCGCCCGGAGCCTGCCGACCTGTTCGGAGAACGCCCCGGGTGCCAGCCGGCGGGCCGCCGGCACCACTACTCCAACCCCGGGTACGCGCTGCTCGGCGCGCTGGTGGAGCGGCTGCGCGGCGCGCCGTGGGGCGAGGTGCTGCGGCGCGAGGTGCTGGTGCCGCTGGGGATGGCCCGTACGTCCCTGGAACCGCACGCTCCGCATGCCGGCGGCTGGGCGGTCCATCCGTACGCGGACGTCCTGCTGCCGGAACCCGCCGTGGACACCGGGCTGATGGGTCCGGCCGGGCAGCTGTGGTCGACCGCCGAGGACCTCGGCCGCTTCGCCACGTTCCTGCTGGACGGCGACGAGCGGGTGCTGGCGGCCGGGACGCTCGCCGAGATGCGCGCGCCCGCCGTCGCGCCGGAAGAGAACGGGGACTGGTCGCTGGGCTACGGGCTCGGCTGCCAGCTGGTCGGCGGGGGCGTGCGGTTCCTGTACGGGCACGTGGGCACCATGCCGGGCTTCATGGCCGCCTTGTGGGTGAGCCCGGCCGACCGGCTCGGTGGGATCGCCCTGGCCAACGCCACGATGGGCCTGCCGATCAGCGCGATCGCGGCCGAGCTGGTGGGCATCGTGGCGGACCGCGAGCCGCGCATCCCTGAGCCGTGGCGGCCGCTGACCAGCGTCGATCCGGCGCTGCTGGCGCTGACCGGCGTCTGGTACTGGGGCGCGACCGCCTTCCATCTGCGGCTGGGCGCCGACCGCGCGCTGGAGCTGGGCCCGGTCGGCGAGCTGGGGCGCGGTGCGCGGTTCCGGGCGGAGGGGGGCGGCACCTGGACCGGTCTCGACGGCTACTACGCGGGCGAGACGCTGCGCGCGGTCACCGGGGAGGACGGGTCGGTCAGCCATCTCGACGTGGGGACGTTCGTTTTCACGCGGCTGCCGTACGAGCCGGGGGACGCCGTCCCGGGCGGTGTCGATCCGGACGGCTGGCGCGGCGTCTGACACGGCGCTCCTTTTGCGCGGCTCCGGCGACTAGAATCGGAACTCCCGACCCGCTTGGATGATGCGGAGCACCCGACCCGGTTGCGGCTGCTCCGCCAAGGAGGCGCGCAGTGACCGAGGAGAACGAGACGCTGCGGGCCGACGCACGGCGCAACCGGGCCCGGGTGCTCGAGGCTGCCCAATCGGCTTTCAGCGCCCAGGGCCTGACGGTGCCTCTGGGCGAGATCGCGCGCCGGGCGGGCGTCGGCGCAGGCACGGTCTACCGTCATTTCCCGTCCAAGGAACTGCTGTTCAGGGCGGTCGTCGAAGGCGGCATTCGGCAATTCACCGAGGAGGCCGTGCGGTTGGCTGACGCGAAGGATGCCGGAGCGGCATTCTTCCTCTTCATTAAGGGAGT
Coding sequences within it:
- a CDS encoding serine hydrolase, which codes for MTPLDESGEFADLLPATRRALLHRIAVAQAEGRTPSLVGAVVRDGRTVWTGSRTCVDGHGPDGDTQYRIGSLTKTFVAVLVMRLRDEGLLDLADPLGKHLGDLAYPAEAQDATIAQLLSHTSGLAAEARGPWWERTPGELRPEPADLFGERPGCQPAGRRHHYSNPGYALLGALVERLRGAPWGEVLRREVLVPLGMARTSLEPHAPHAGGWAVHPYADVLLPEPAVDTGLMGPAGQLWSTAEDLGRFATFLLDGDERVLAAGTLAEMRAPAVAPEENGDWSLGYGLGCQLVGGGVRFLYGHVGTMPGFMAALWVSPADRLGGIALANATMGLPISAIAAELVGIVADREPRIPEPWRPLTSVDPALLALTGVWYWGATAFHLRLGADRALELGPVGELGRGARFRAEGGGTWTGLDGYYAGETLRAVTGEDGSVSHLDVGTFVFTRLPYEPGDAVPGGVDPDGWRGV